The Candidatus Polarisedimenticolia bacterium genome window below encodes:
- a CDS encoding bifunctional (p)ppGpp synthetase/guanosine-3',5'-bis(diphosphate) 3'-pyrophosphohydrolase — MIRFEDIQEKIEAYMPAADLELLRKAYVFSAKEHKGQTRSSGEPYLIHPLSVAYILADLKLDMTCVVAGLLHDVLEDTLTTREAVEEHFGRDIAHVVEGLTKIARISFNSKEQQQAESFRKMMLAMVDDIRVVLVKLADRLHNMRTLEHLSPRQQERIARETLDIYAPIANRLGMAKVKNELEDLALKYLDPAGFQSLVQAMEEKRKLTDEFIREIQTTLRSELDKAGIACDIYGRRKHLHSIYRKIKRQRIEVGEVYDYLAFRILTGSVKDCYGALGIIHGMWRPVPGRIKDFIAMPKPNMYQSLHTSVISDKGVPFEVQIRTHEMHRVAEEGIAAHWKYKEGKGSKESDANIQWLRQIMEWQQDLKDPREFLSMVKVDLYPDEVYCFTPQGQVKSFPRGATPIDFAYSVHTEVGHRCVGGRINGKLVPLRTELKNGDIVEILTSPNHHPSQDWLTIAKTSRARAKIRQWLNIDRRNRSIDLGKTVADREFKRYRLNLRKHQGEGGRLKAVLHEMACASLDDFYAAVGYGKLAPRTLIEKLDPQAKPHEPTEGPIAHAVKKALGMSGKKVTVRGLDDALISLARCCNPIRGEAIVGYITRGRGVTVHSERCPNLEKLLYDPERRIEVAWESADASRFEVRITVFSEDRPGMLAKITSAIAESKSNIKNVEARTFEDRRGEITLILDIADVSHLEAILERVKGIDGVYHVERQVA, encoded by the coding sequence ATGATTCGCTTCGAGGACATCCAGGAGAAGATCGAGGCTTACATGCCGGCGGCCGATCTCGAGCTGCTGCGCAAGGCCTACGTCTTTTCCGCCAAGGAGCACAAGGGCCAGACGCGCTCGTCCGGCGAGCCGTACCTCATTCACCCCCTGTCGGTCGCCTACATCCTCGCCGACCTCAAGCTCGACATGACCTGTGTCGTCGCCGGCCTCCTGCACGACGTCCTCGAGGACACCCTGACGACGCGCGAGGCGGTGGAGGAGCACTTCGGCCGCGACATCGCCCACGTGGTGGAGGGCCTGACCAAGATCGCCCGGATCAGCTTCAATTCCAAGGAGCAGCAGCAGGCCGAGAGCTTCCGCAAGATGATGCTGGCGATGGTCGACGACATCCGGGTCGTCCTGGTCAAGCTGGCCGACCGGCTGCACAACATGCGCACGCTCGAGCATCTCTCGCCGCGCCAGCAGGAGCGCATCGCGCGCGAGACACTCGACATCTACGCTCCGATCGCCAACCGCCTCGGCATGGCCAAGGTCAAGAACGAGCTGGAGGACCTGGCGCTGAAGTACCTCGATCCCGCGGGGTTCCAGAGCCTGGTGCAGGCGATGGAGGAGAAGCGCAAGCTGACCGACGAGTTCATCAGGGAGATCCAGACGACGCTCAGGTCCGAGCTCGACAAGGCGGGGATTGCCTGCGACATCTACGGCCGGCGCAAGCACCTGCACAGCATCTACAGGAAGATCAAGCGCCAGCGGATCGAGGTGGGGGAAGTGTACGACTACCTGGCCTTCCGGATCCTGACGGGGAGCGTCAAGGACTGTTACGGGGCCCTCGGGATCATCCACGGGATGTGGCGCCCGGTGCCGGGGCGGATCAAGGACTTCATCGCCATGCCGAAGCCGAACATGTACCAGTCCCTGCATACGTCGGTGATCAGCGACAAGGGCGTGCCGTTCGAGGTCCAGATCCGCACCCACGAGATGCACCGGGTGGCCGAGGAGGGGATCGCGGCCCACTGGAAGTACAAGGAGGGGAAGGGGAGCAAGGAGAGCGACGCCAACATCCAGTGGCTGCGCCAGATCATGGAATGGCAGCAGGACCTCAAGGACCCGCGCGAGTTCCTCAGCATGGTCAAGGTCGACCTCTATCCCGACGAGGTCTACTGCTTCACCCCGCAGGGACAGGTCAAGTCGTTCCCGCGCGGGGCCACGCCGATCGATTTCGCCTACTCGGTGCACACCGAGGTGGGCCATCGGTGCGTCGGGGGCCGGATCAACGGCAAGCTGGTGCCCCTGCGCACGGAGCTGAAGAACGGCGACATCGTGGAGATCCTGACCTCGCCGAACCACCATCCGAGCCAGGACTGGCTGACGATCGCGAAGACATCGCGGGCCCGCGCCAAGATCCGGCAGTGGCTCAACATCGACCGGCGCAACCGCTCGATCGACCTCGGAAAGACCGTCGCCGACCGCGAGTTCAAGAGATACCGCCTCAACCTGCGCAAGCACCAGGGGGAAGGGGGGCGCCTCAAGGCGGTGCTGCACGAGATGGCCTGCGCCAGCCTGGACGACTTCTACGCCGCCGTGGGGTACGGCAAGCTCGCGCCCAGGACGCTCATCGAAAAGCTCGATCCGCAGGCCAAGCCGCACGAGCCCACGGAGGGCCCGATCGCGCATGCCGTCAAGAAGGCCCTGGGCATGTCCGGGAAGAAGGTCACCGTGCGCGGCCTGGACGACGCCCTGATCTCCCTGGCGAGGTGCTGCAATCCGATCCGCGGCGAGGCCATCGTCGGCTACATCACGCGCGGCCGGGGTGTGACCGTGCACAGCGAGCGCTGCCCCAATCTCGAGAAGCTCCTGTACGATCCGGAGCGGCGCATCGAGGTCGCCTGGGAGAGCGCCGACGCCTCGCGCTTCGAGGTCCGGATCACGGTGTTCTCCGAGGACCGGCCCGGCATGCTGGCCAAGATCACGTCCGCCATCGCCGAGTCCAAATCCAACATCAAGAACGTCGAGGCGCGCACCTTCGAGGACCGACGGGGCGAAATCACCCTCATCCTCGACATCGCCGATGTGTCCCACCTCGAGGCGATTCTTGAGAGGGTCAAGGGGATCGACGGCGTGTACCACGTGGAACGGCAGGTCGCATAG
- a CDS encoding RidA family protein — MRTISTDKAPKAIGPYSQGIAASGLLFLSGQVPLDPGTGLLVQGTVQEEVTRVMDNLKAVLEAAGSGLDRVVRTTVYLTSLEDFAAMNEIYARYFGAHRPARSTVQVAALPKGARVEIDAIAVLA; from the coding sequence ATGCGGACGATCAGCACGGACAAGGCACCGAAGGCCATCGGACCGTATTCGCAGGGGATCGCGGCCTCGGGTCTCCTGTTCCTCTCAGGCCAGGTGCCGCTCGATCCGGGGACGGGGCTCCTGGTGCAGGGGACGGTTCAGGAGGAGGTCACGCGCGTCATGGACAACCTGAAGGCGGTGCTCGAGGCGGCCGGATCGGGGCTCGACCGCGTCGTGCGGACCACCGTCTACCTGACGAGCCTGGAGGACTTCGCGGCCATGAACGAGATCTACGCCCGTTACTTCGGGGCGCACCGTCCGGCCCGCTCGACGGTCCAGGTGGCGGCCCTGCCGAAGGGGGCGCGAGTCGAGATCGACGCGATCGCCGTTTTGGCTTGA
- the rpmB gene encoding 50S ribosomal protein L28, producing the protein MARSCEVCGKGPVHGHQISHAHNVSQRVWYPNIQKVKVVVGKTRRRMKVCTRCLRSGAVVKAASGRSAKAAP; encoded by the coding sequence GTGGCCCGTTCGTGTGAGGTTTGCGGCAAGGGACCCGTGCACGGGCACCAGATCAGCCACGCGCACAACGTCTCGCAGCGGGTATGGTATCCGAACATCCAGAAGGTCAAGGTCGTCGTCGGCAAGACGCGGCGCCGCATGAAGGTCTGCACGCGCTGCCTGCGCTCGGGGGCCGTGGTGAAGGCCGCGTCCGGGCGATCGGCCAAAGCCGCGCCCTAG
- the pilM gene encoding type IV pilus assembly protein PilM, giving the protein MFFSKPKNLVGLDIGSSAVKVVELKDLGKGRGYQLLNVALERLSPEAIVDGAIMDAGLVVDTVQRAFTSRKIKGGDVAIALSGHSVIIKKISIPATSEEELAEVIPWEAEQYIPFDVQDVNLAYQVLKGASGGEGNMDVLLVAAKKDKINDYTSVVSQAGRNPVVVDVDVFALQNCYEMNYDSDPGVARALVNIGASTTNVAILKGATSIFWRDISVGGNHYNDAIRKELNLSFEQAEALKRGEEVDGIPVENVSPIITSVNDFIGAEIQKTIDFFKNTTPGENIETLIIAGGSSRILHLREALAERFSIAVELLNPFNRVQVGKGVSPEMVEELGSSVSIAVGLAARRVGDNR; this is encoded by the coding sequence GTGTTTTTCTCAAAGCCAAAGAATCTGGTGGGCCTGGACATCGGTTCGAGCGCCGTCAAGGTCGTGGAACTCAAGGACCTCGGCAAGGGGCGCGGGTATCAGCTACTGAACGTGGCTCTCGAGCGGCTGTCCCCCGAGGCGATCGTGGACGGAGCCATCATGGACGCCGGCCTCGTCGTCGACACGGTCCAGCGGGCTTTCACGTCGCGCAAGATCAAGGGAGGCGACGTGGCGATCGCCCTGTCCGGTCACAGCGTCATCATCAAGAAGATCTCCATCCCGGCGACCTCGGAGGAGGAGCTCGCGGAGGTCATCCCCTGGGAGGCCGAGCAGTACATCCCGTTCGACGTCCAGGACGTCAACCTCGCGTACCAGGTCCTGAAGGGGGCCTCCGGCGGCGAGGGGAACATGGACGTGCTTCTGGTGGCGGCCAAGAAGGACAAGATCAACGACTACACCTCGGTGGTCAGCCAGGCCGGACGGAACCCGGTGGTCGTCGACGTCGACGTGTTCGCCCTGCAGAACTGCTACGAGATGAACTACGACTCGGATCCGGGGGTGGCCCGCGCCCTGGTGAACATCGGGGCCTCCACCACCAACGTCGCCATCCTCAAGGGGGCCACGTCGATCTTCTGGCGCGACATCTCGGTGGGGGGCAACCATTACAACGACGCCATCCGCAAGGAGCTGAACCTGAGCTTCGAGCAGGCCGAGGCGCTGAAGCGCGGCGAGGAGGTCGACGGCATCCCGGTCGAAAACGTCAGCCCGATCATCACCTCCGTGAACGATTTCATCGGCGCCGAGATCCAGAAGACCATCGACTTCTTCAAGAACACCACGCCCGGGGAGAACATCGAGACCCTGATCATCGCCGGCGGCTCGTCTCGCATCCTGCACCTGCGCGAGGCGCTCGCCGAGCGCTTCAGCATCGCCGTGGAGCTCCTCAACCCCTTCAACCGCGTCCAGGTCGGCAAGGGCGTGTCCCCGGAGATGGTTGAAGAGCTCGGCTCGAGCGTGTCGATCGCCGTCGGGCTCGCCGCGCGACGTGTGGGGGACAACCGATGA
- a CDS encoding PilN domain-containing protein, with the protein MIKINLLAGTEKAKARAVKTPRFEGVGSLGQNVLMSGVVILALMFIGWRWYSLESERRSLQSEIVKAQAEKERLQAIIKKGEEYKAKKELLERKISLITQLKRNQSGPVHLLDEVSKQLPDFLWLDTMNESGQSITISGKATTYNAVSNFYNNLTGSRYFQNVVLGAISAIPVGVTFSLTCQFLPHPDVPVEASVDSPPAGG; encoded by the coding sequence ATGATCAAGATCAACCTCCTCGCCGGAACCGAGAAGGCGAAGGCCCGCGCCGTCAAGACCCCGAGGTTCGAGGGCGTGGGCTCGCTGGGCCAGAACGTCCTGATGTCCGGCGTGGTGATCCTCGCCCTGATGTTCATCGGCTGGCGCTGGTACAGCCTGGAAAGCGAGAGACGGTCCCTGCAGAGCGAGATCGTCAAGGCCCAGGCCGAGAAGGAGCGCCTGCAGGCGATCATCAAGAAGGGGGAGGAGTACAAGGCCAAGAAGGAGCTCCTGGAGCGCAAGATCAGCCTGATCACCCAGCTGAAACGCAACCAGAGCGGTCCCGTGCATCTCCTCGACGAAGTGAGCAAGCAGCTGCCCGACTTCCTCTGGCTGGACACCATGAACGAGTCCGGACAGAGCATCACCATCTCCGGCAAGGCGACGACCTACAACGCGGTGTCGAACTTCTACAACAACCTGACGGGGTCCCGGTACTTCCAGAACGTCGTCCTGGGAGCGATCTCCGCCATCCCCGTCGGCGTGACCTTCTCCCTCACGTGCCAGTTTCTCCCGCATCCGGACGTGCCGGTCGAGGCGAGTGTCGACAGCCCGCCGGCAGGCGGCTAG
- the pilO gene encoding type 4a pilus biogenesis protein PilO, with protein MDFKKLPFWGQFAVVAGMAIALVSVAFWAYPNFSDMARKNAAYRSELEALQTEIRKGQAIEAKLPEFEKEIENLQLKLNDLLAILPTEPETGELLKWVKNLADQSNLDLRQFNPGALRTVEFYKEFPILMDVEGDYHDLGVFFDRISKYSRIINVSGVAINAVGGATHSIHSTFTATTFVYDDKGGATQ; from the coding sequence ATGGACTTCAAGAAGCTGCCGTTCTGGGGTCAATTCGCGGTGGTCGCCGGCATGGCGATCGCCCTCGTCTCGGTGGCCTTCTGGGCCTACCCGAACTTCTCCGACATGGCCAGGAAGAACGCCGCCTACCGCAGCGAACTCGAGGCGCTGCAGACCGAGATCCGCAAGGGACAGGCGATCGAGGCGAAGCTCCCCGAGTTCGAGAAGGAGATCGAGAACCTCCAGCTCAAGCTCAACGACCTCCTGGCCATCCTGCCGACCGAGCCGGAAACGGGCGAGCTGCTCAAGTGGGTCAAGAACCTGGCCGACCAGTCCAACCTGGATCTGAGACAGTTCAACCCCGGGGCGCTGCGCACCGTGGAGTTCTACAAGGAGTTTCCCATCCTGATGGACGTGGAAGGGGACTACCACGACCTCGGGGTCTTCTTCGATCGCATCAGCAAGTACTCGCGCATCATCAACGTCAGCGGCGTGGCGATCAACGCCGTCGGCGGCGCGACGCATTCGATCCACTCGACCTTCACCGCCACCACCTTCGTCTACGACGACAAGGGAGGAGCGACCCAGTGA